From Actinomycetota bacterium, one genomic window encodes:
- a CDS encoding cytochrome c biogenesis protein ResB, producing the protein MNRSALPPISNAGLLRWAWRQLTSMKTALILLFLLALASVPGSLLPQRGIDPIKVRAFISENPTWGPILDRLGFFDVYSSPWFSAVYLLLFLSLIGCVIPRVGMHFRAMRSAPPPAPRMLQRLSGTRTLEATASTADVLQTIEAALRAGRWRVVTGPQDEPRWVSAEKGYLRETGNLIFHLSLLVLLVSIGLSGLFGWKGNVIVREGSGFSNTLTQYDAWGGGRFVNAENLPPFLFTLEKFTADFERGEVERGSPRAFEADISFQTAPSEPLQKTLIEVNEPLEINRAKVFLVGHGYAPVIKVIDRTGATVFNDAVPFLPQDGAFTSTGVVKIPDSTPQLGIQGLFLPTAALDAVRGPYSSFPAPDDPALFMSAWKGELGLDSGAPQSVYRLVKDQMKQIGLKQLKLGQTWELPDGSGAVSFEGYERWASFQIAFDPGKEIALFSAVTAMLGLTMSLFIRRRRVWVKVVQKDGVSLIQLAGIMRTSTFEDKDIGVLAEDLDLVEQALESAGQAHSPDASEEEW; encoded by the coding sequence ATGAATCGCTCTGCGCTTCCACCAATAAGCAATGCGGGGCTGCTGCGCTGGGCTTGGCGGCAACTCACCAGCATGAAGACGGCGTTGATCCTGCTGTTCCTCCTCGCTTTGGCAAGTGTTCCCGGTTCCCTATTGCCTCAGCGAGGCATCGACCCGATCAAAGTCCGGGCCTTCATATCCGAAAATCCGACATGGGGTCCGATTCTGGATCGACTTGGCTTCTTCGATGTCTATTCCTCGCCGTGGTTCTCCGCGGTCTACTTGCTTCTATTCTTGTCGCTCATTGGGTGCGTCATCCCTCGTGTCGGCATGCACTTCCGCGCGATGCGCAGCGCGCCCCCACCTGCCCCTCGCATGCTGCAACGGCTTTCAGGGACGCGAACGCTCGAAGCGACCGCATCGACGGCTGACGTGCTGCAGACCATCGAAGCGGCGCTGCGCGCAGGACGCTGGCGCGTGGTTACAGGACCCCAAGACGAACCCCGTTGGGTATCCGCAGAAAAGGGCTACCTCCGCGAAACCGGCAACCTCATCTTTCATCTCTCACTACTGGTCCTACTGGTCTCGATTGGGCTCAGTGGGCTCTTCGGCTGGAAGGGCAACGTCATCGTCCGCGAAGGTTCCGGCTTCTCCAACACGCTGACTCAATACGACGCGTGGGGAGGCGGTCGTTTTGTCAATGCCGAAAACCTGCCGCCCTTCTTGTTCACTCTTGAGAAGTTCACAGCAGACTTCGAGCGAGGCGAAGTCGAACGGGGCTCTCCGAGGGCATTCGAGGCCGATATTTCCTTTCAGACAGCCCCATCGGAGCCACTTCAGAAAACTTTGATAGAGGTCAACGAACCGCTGGAGATCAACAGGGCCAAGGTGTTTCTCGTAGGCCACGGATACGCACCAGTCATCAAAGTGATCGACCGAACAGGCGCCACCGTGTTTAACGACGCCGTGCCATTTCTGCCGCAAGATGGAGCCTTCACATCCACCGGCGTCGTGAAAATCCCAGACTCCACGCCACAACTTGGGATCCAAGGTTTGTTCCTTCCGACTGCGGCTTTGGATGCAGTCCGGGGGCCGTACTCAAGCTTTCCAGCTCCTGACGATCCTGCCCTGTTCATGTCGGCTTGGAAGGGCGAACTCGGTCTGGACTCTGGAGCGCCCCAGAGCGTCTACCGGCTCGTGAAGGACCAGATGAAGCAAATAGGCCTGAAGCAACTGAAGCTTGGCCAAACGTGGGAACTGCCGGATGGCTCAGGCGCCGTGAGCTTCGAAGGCTACGAGCGCTGGGCCTCCTTCCAAATCGCCTTCGATCCGGGCAAGGAAATCGCGTTATTCTCGGCAGTGACGGCGATGTTGGGCCTGACGATGTCCCTGTTCATTCGTCGCCGACGGGTATGGGTGAAGGTCGTTCAGAAGGATGGCGTTTCGCTCATCCAACTTGCCGGAATCATGCGCACCTCCACTTTCGAGGATAAGGACATCGGCGTGCTTGCTGAGGACCTTGACCTTGTCGAGCAGGCCCTGGAATCCGCCGGCCAGGCGCACTCGCCAGATGCATCCGAGGAAGAATGGTGA